The Pedobacter mucosus genome window below encodes:
- a CDS encoding RagB/SusD family nutrient uptake outer membrane protein — translation MMKKIFTCCLLIVLIGQAGCKKDYLQLDLGTTLPDDKVFADPVLTARFADNAYNFMIDDYARLQDTYKGTTGQLSDEATGVMVALTPLWSGSYLGANPDVGTTYPRMYQGIRIVNTVLAKVDEVPWSGSIYNPKIIIAQMYFLRAMFYFELVKRYGGVIITDRVYSAIEDIDVPRNSYEETVNFILKDLKSAEDILKVESSKNYAPSTDWDAGNYGRPTVGAVKALRSRLLMLDASPIHNPSGDAAKWSLAAAASKEIIDMNKYALQPDYTNLLNVDNSPEYIMIKVRAPRQLSGFMNDFIMSVGSGGAQGLLNPTQNHVDLYEAVKRNTPTGPIISSSPINMAGSGYNLQDPYVNRDPRFYANIIYNNMTWQSRQIQMFEGGTDFKIGPISYTRTRYYCKKLWPEIYKAGATARTLINYIYFRYAEVLLNYAEAQNEANGPTVEVYQYINQVRARVGMPGLPAGLSKADMRTRIHNERGVEFAFEDIRWWDIMRWKKGAELVSQTLTAMNVVKNGTGFTYSIVPVEAAYQRNPFQERQYLYPIPLSEINKSKGILLQNPGW, via the coding sequence ATGATGAAGAAAATTTTTACCTGCTGTTTGTTAATAGTGCTGATCGGCCAAGCCGGTTGCAAAAAAGATTACCTGCAGTTGGACCTAGGCACTACACTGCCAGACGATAAGGTATTTGCAGACCCTGTGCTAACCGCACGTTTTGCAGATAATGCCTACAATTTTATGATTGATGATTATGCCCGTTTGCAAGATACCTATAAAGGCACCACTGGGCAGCTCAGCGATGAAGCCACCGGTGTGATGGTAGCTTTAACCCCTCTTTGGTCTGGCAGTTACCTCGGTGCCAACCCTGATGTTGGCACTACCTATCCTAGAATGTATCAAGGCATCAGAATCGTAAATACTGTATTAGCCAAAGTAGATGAAGTACCATGGTCTGGCAGTATATATAATCCAAAAATAATAATCGCTCAAATGTACTTCCTACGTGCCATGTTTTATTTTGAACTGGTGAAACGTTACGGCGGAGTAATTATAACAGACAGAGTATATAGTGCTATAGAGGATATCGATGTTCCAAGAAATAGCTATGAGGAGACCGTAAATTTTATTTTAAAGGATCTTAAGAGCGCTGAGGATATATTAAAAGTGGAATCATCAAAAAACTATGCACCTTCCACCGATTGGGATGCTGGTAATTACGGGCGGCCTACAGTTGGAGCGGTTAAGGCGTTACGATCCCGTTTGCTAATGTTAGATGCCAGTCCTATACACAATCCATCTGGTGATGCCGCTAAATGGAGCTTGGCTGCGGCGGCCTCTAAAGAGATCATCGACATGAATAAATATGCGCTTCAACCCGATTATACAAATTTGCTGAACGTTGATAATTCTCCAGAATATATCATGATCAAGGTGCGTGCGCCCCGACAGTTGAGTGGATTTATGAACGACTTTATCATGTCTGTTGGTTCAGGTGGTGCGCAAGGGTTGCTTAATCCAACGCAAAATCATGTTGATCTTTATGAAGCTGTTAAACGTAACACACCTACAGGCCCTATTATCAGTAGTTCTCCGATAAACATGGCTGGCTCAGGCTATAACCTGCAAGATCCCTATGTTAACCGTGATCCACGTTTTTATGCCAATATTATCTATAATAATATGACTTGGCAAAGTCGCCAAATCCAGATGTTTGAAGGTGGCACTGATTTTAAGATTGGCCCTATCAGCTACACGCGCACCCGTTATTATTGCAAAAAATTATGGCCGGAGATTTATAAGGCTGGCGCAACTGCCCGCACCCTGATCAACTACATTTATTTCCGTTATGCAGAGGTGCTGCTCAATTATGCCGAAGCTCAAAATGAAGCTAACGGCCCCACTGTAGAAGTCTATCAATATATTAATCAGGTGAGGGCTCGTGTAGGGATGCCCGGTTTACCTGCAGGTTTAAGTAAAGCAGATATGCGAACCCGCATTCACAATGAAAGGGGCGTTGAGTTTGCTTTTGAAGATATACGGTGGTGGGATATCATGCGCTGGAAAAAAGGTGCAGAGCTGGTATCTCAAACCCTTACTGCCATGAACGTTGTAAAAAATGGAACCGGTTTTACCTACAGTATTGTTCCCGTAGAGGCCGCTTATCAGCGTAACCCTTTTCAGGAGAGACAATATCTTTATCCAATACCACTAAGCGAGATCAACAAATCCAAAGGCATCTTATTGCAAAATCCAGGCTGGTAA